The following coding sequences lie in one Euhalothece natronophila Z-M001 genomic window:
- a CDS encoding photosystem II protein Y, translating into MDWRILIVLAPVMVAAGWAVFNIGAIALRQAQDFLNRQNS; encoded by the coding sequence ATGGATTGGCGAATTTTAATTGTTCTCGCTCCTGTTATGGTAGCGGCTGGTTGGGCTGTCTTTAATATTGGCGCGATCGCGCTTAGACAGGCTCAAGACTTCTTGAATCGGCAAAATAGTTAA
- a CDS encoding pentapeptide repeat-containing protein: MKARFIATEPLKQAGVTAEKEVWDQVQKAFADRACLGYWRYPIFSQVGNFRKEPDILLLDRAFGIIIIEVKALVINQIQQITGHLWQYQNFYTSSGNPYQQAENQLSSLLSYCHQEPDLKEQITSRILVALPNITQKEWENRGFHRLPSNPPLLLQNNLTASSDLLTTIETTVPLYQGNHLSERQWQLLLSVISGTPLHQKTTFPVLSPPKTRGKVLQELYQHISEFDHQQEKIGKQIPPGCQRIRGIAGSGKTAVLCQKAVQMHLKYPQWDIALVFFSRSLYPVIIHYVSHYLNRFSEEKTKFNAKTSKLRILHAWGAKTQPGFYRVVSEAAGISPLTVQDIPTPHRYQPQSAIALACDHLLTQTTIPQIFDAILIDEGQDLLVDDSVKRHHKQPFYQLAYQALRPVNPTQPQQRRLIWTYDEAQSLDHLTIPTPGEILGDELAHLLSSEYSDGIQKTEILSRCYRLPHPIITLAHGVGMGLLRKEGMLTGVTHPQDWEALGYQVEGNFQLGETITLKRPLANSPHPLPQLWEGEMIRFQSYATRQEELTALAEQIFTNLRQEGLRPSRNILVLVLGESRRLETTVAQFLYQQGIDIYLPSAPDCNIFETPSGQRNPNQFWCEGGVTISRIHRAKGQEADMVYIIGLDQVAQAEANIYLRNQLFTAITRTRAWVTLSGIGNYPFYEELQEVIASGDSFRFVYRQPPQRQIPVTPIGEFLMRYEAGERNFQNIELSGVVLSYFDLKGCNFIGANLQGANLSHACLEGANLVIANLEGANLSHANLRKAKLMGANLKNACLDGADLTYTDLY; this comes from the coding sequence ATGAAGGCTCGTTTTATTGCAACAGAACCCTTAAAGCAAGCTGGAGTAACTGCGGAAAAGGAAGTTTGGGATCAGGTTCAAAAAGCATTTGCCGATCGCGCTTGCCTTGGTTACTGGCGTTATCCAATTTTCTCACAGGTGGGGAATTTTCGCAAAGAACCCGATATTTTACTGCTCGATCGCGCTTTCGGGATTATTATCATTGAGGTAAAAGCTCTTGTTATTAATCAAATTCAACAAATTACTGGCCATCTTTGGCAATATCAGAATTTTTATACTAGCAGTGGCAACCCCTATCAACAAGCAGAAAATCAGCTTTCCTCTCTCTTATCTTACTGTCATCAAGAACCCGATTTAAAAGAACAAATTACCAGCCGAATTTTAGTTGCCCTTCCCAACATTACTCAAAAAGAGTGGGAAAATCGAGGCTTTCATCGTCTCCCTAGTAATCCCCCATTATTATTACAAAATAATCTTACCGCTTCCTCAGATTTATTAACAACAATTGAAACGACAGTTCCTCTATATCAAGGTAATCATTTAAGCGAGAGACAATGGCAATTATTACTCTCGGTTATTAGTGGAACGCCGCTGCATCAAAAAACAACTTTTCCTGTTCTGTCTCCCCCAAAAACGCGCGGTAAAGTTTTACAAGAACTCTATCAACATATCTCAGAATTTGATCACCAACAAGAAAAAATTGGTAAACAAATTCCCCCCGGTTGTCAACGGATTCGAGGAATTGCAGGCTCTGGCAAAACGGCCGTTTTATGTCAAAAAGCTGTACAAATGCACCTAAAATATCCGCAATGGGATATCGCTTTGGTGTTTTTCTCTCGTAGTCTCTATCCCGTAATTATTCATTATGTCAGTCACTATTTAAATCGCTTTAGTGAAGAGAAAACCAAGTTTAATGCTAAAACGTCAAAATTACGGATTCTTCATGCGTGGGGGGCAAAAACACAGCCAGGGTTTTATCGCGTCGTTTCTGAAGCCGCAGGGATTTCTCCTCTTACCGTACAAGATATCCCAACGCCTCATCGTTACCAACCCCAAAGCGCGATCGCGCTAGCCTGTGATCATCTCTTAACCCAAACCACTATTCCCCAAATTTTTGATGCAATTCTCATTGATGAAGGACAAGACTTATTAGTTGACGATAGCGTTAAGCGACACCACAAACAACCCTTTTACCAATTAGCCTACCAAGCCCTGCGTCCCGTTAATCCCACTCAACCGCAACAACGACGTTTAATTTGGACATATGACGAAGCCCAAAGTTTAGATCATCTCACCATTCCTACCCCTGGGGAAATTTTAGGGGATGAACTCGCCCATCTTCTCAGTAGCGAATACAGTGATGGCATTCAGAAAACTGAGATATTATCGCGCTGTTATCGCCTTCCTCATCCTATCATTACCCTTGCCCATGGGGTGGGAATGGGCTTATTAAGAAAAGAAGGCATGTTAACAGGGGTTACCCATCCTCAAGACTGGGAAGCGCTAGGCTATCAGGTAGAAGGCAACTTTCAACTGGGGGAAACCATAACCCTCAAACGCCCACTTGCTAACTCCCCACATCCTCTACCGCAATTATGGGAGGGAGAGATGATTCGCTTTCAAAGTTATGCAACCCGCCAAGAAGAATTAACCGCATTAGCCGAGCAAATTTTTACCAACCTGCGCCAAGAAGGATTACGCCCTAGTCGCAACATTCTAGTATTAGTGTTAGGAGAAAGCAGACGCTTAGAAACGACAGTTGCTCAATTTCTCTATCAGCAGGGGATTGATATTTATTTACCCAGTGCGCCTGATTGTAATATTTTTGAAACCCCTTCTGGGCAACGCAACCCCAATCAATTTTGGTGTGAAGGAGGAGTGACGATTTCTCGCATTCATCGGGCAAAAGGGCAAGAAGCGGATATGGTGTATATTATCGGGTTAGATCAGGTGGCGCAAGCAGAGGCTAATATTTATCTTCGTAATCAGCTATTTACTGCCATTACTCGCACTCGCGCTTGGGTAACTCTTAGTGGGATTGGTAATTATCCCTTTTATGAAGAATTGCAGGAAGTTATAGCAAGTGGGGATAGCTTTCGCTTTGTGTATCGTCAGCCACCGCAACGACAGATTCCTGTAACGCCCATAGGAGAATTTCTCATGCGCTATGAGGCAGGAGAACGGAATTTTCAAAACATCGAGTTATCAGGGGTAGTATTAAGCTATTTTGATCTCAAAGGCTGTAACTTTATTGGGGCAAACTTACAGGGGGCAAATTTGAGTCATGCTTGTTTAGAAGGGGCAAATTTAGTTATTGCCAACTTAGAAGGGGCAAATTTATCCCATGCCAATTTACGGAAAGCAAAGTTAATGGGTGCGAACTTAAAAAATGCTTGCTTAGATGGTGCTGATCTTACCTACACTGATTTATATTAG
- a CDS encoding IS630 family transposase encodes MKWLEEMERKESRKIRYWCQDETRLGLKTIERKRITAHGVKPIGKVQWEFVAYYLYGIIEPSSGDNFFLEFSHLDSDCFQVFLEQVSKHSPNCLNIIQLDQGKFHQSKNLKIPENILLLFQPPASPELNPIERFWQYIKDELSWNLYEELEELKKEVRTILTKITPKTIISLTNWDYLQKALTVV; translated from the coding sequence GTGAAATGGCTGGAAGAAATGGAAAGGAAAGAAAGTCGAAAAATTAGGTATTGGTGTCAAGACGAAACGCGATTAGGATTAAAGACAATTGAAAGAAAAAGAATTACAGCTCATGGAGTTAAGCCAATAGGAAAGGTGCAATGGGAATTTGTCGCTTATTATTTGTATGGAATAATTGAGCCAAGTAGTGGAGATAATTTCTTTCTAGAATTTTCTCACTTAGATAGTGATTGTTTTCAAGTCTTTTTAGAGCAAGTGTCTAAACACTCTCCGAATTGTTTGAATATTATTCAATTGGATCAAGGGAAATTTCATCAAAGTAAAAACTTAAAAATTCCCGAAAACATTTTATTACTATTTCAACCGCCAGCTAGTCCAGAGCTAAACCCAATTGAAAGGTTTTGGCAATATATTAAAGACGAACTAAGTTGGAACTTATATGAAGAACTGGAAGAGCTTAAGAAAGAAGTAAGAACTATTTTAACGAAAATTACACCGAAAACTATCATCTCTCTAACCAATTGGGATTACCTACAAAAAGCTCTTACTGTAGTGTAG
- a CDS encoding Uma2 family endonuclease, which yields MIASPDYTHLTSDQYLQLEASSPIKHEYRNGKAYAMAGTTDSHNLIAGNLYTMIRNHLRGSNFRVYFADVKARLESCNCFYYPDLMVTFEDRDAETTTYKSYPKLIVEILSDSTEAFDRGDKFIDYQTLPTLEEYVLISSKKQRVECYRRTEKELWLFQFYLPNHKSFYCNSIGLEATFSELYENVIL from the coding sequence ATGATCGCAAGCCCAGACTATACTCATCTTACCTCTGACCAATACCTCCAACTAGAGGCAAGCAGTCCCATTAAACACGAGTATCGGAATGGAAAAGCCTATGCAATGGCAGGAACTACTGACAGCCATAACTTAATTGCAGGAAACCTCTACACGATGATTCGTAACCATTTACGAGGATCAAATTTTCGGGTTTATTTTGCCGATGTGAAAGCTAGACTCGAAAGCTGTAACTGTTTCTACTATCCTGATTTGATGGTAACTTTTGAGGATCGTGATGCGGAAACAACAACTTATAAGTCCTATCCAAAACTTATTGTAGAAATTCTTTCTGACTCGACAGAAGCCTTTGACCGAGGAGATAAATTTATTGATTATCAAACACTCCCTACCTTAGAAGAATATGTTTTAATTAGTAGCAAAAAACAACGAGTTGAATGTTATCGTCGCACTGAAAAAGAGTTATGGCTATTTCAGTTTTATCTTCCTAATCATAAATCTTTTTATTGCAACAGCATTGGTCTTGAGGCAACTTTTTCTGAACTTTATGAAAACGTTATTTTATAA
- a CDS encoding universal stress protein: protein MSLFKRDRVLVPIDFSESSFQALEDTIGEMENPENVHIIHVLRPLNPGDPGIIWHTVDNDTRRRHVEKAFYKRFPDPEYKKAPFNVVIGKPARKILDYAKKNGIELIIIPSHAHKGLNRFALGSVSERVVRQAPCPVLVLRD, encoded by the coding sequence ATGAGTTTGTTTAAGCGCGATCGCGTTTTAGTTCCTATCGACTTTTCCGAATCTTCTTTTCAGGCTTTAGAAGACACAATTGGAGAAATGGAAAACCCAGAAAATGTTCACATTATCCATGTTTTACGCCCTCTTAACCCTGGTGATCCCGGCATTATTTGGCATACTGTGGATAATGACACTCGCCGTCGTCATGTGGAAAAAGCCTTTTATAAACGCTTTCCTGATCCCGAATATAAAAAAGCCCCTTTTAATGTTGTAATTGGTAAACCAGCAAGGAAAATTCTAGATTATGCCAAGAAAAATGGTATCGAGTTAATTATTATTCCCTCTCATGCCCACAAAGGTTTAAACCGCTTTGCTTTAGGATCAGTATCAGAAAGAGTGGTTCGTCAAGCCCCTTGTCCAGTTTTAGTTTTACGAGATTAA
- a CDS encoding potassium channel family protein yields the protein MYVLIGGAGMMGLRLAQRLLDLGHTVAVIDIDPLACQYAREKIGVMSFEGSAVSTSVLLEAGIMKANTIVATMTSDAINLALVTLSKHYGVPQIVVRLNDRDFAQPYRIAGASHVISTIDVAITRIVNAIEYPEVEAMMHFEQGQVEVLKLPVTKDCYITDRTVADIASDPKFPKGSLVIGYQSHPQADLIIPNGGTVLEAGSTILVVTKPNYLRQIIQFVGLSTTHLPTVEVSD from the coding sequence ATGTATGTATTAATCGGTGGGGCTGGTATGATGGGGTTGCGGTTAGCACAACGGTTATTAGACCTCGGACATACCGTTGCCGTTATCGACATTGATCCCCTTGCTTGTCAATATGCACGGGAAAAAATTGGGGTCATGTCTTTTGAAGGAAGTGCTGTTTCCACCAGTGTCCTCCTAGAAGCTGGCATTATGAAAGCTAACACGATTGTTGCGACGATGACAAGTGATGCCATAAACCTTGCATTAGTTACCCTTTCCAAGCATTATGGTGTTCCTCAAATTGTTGTCCGTCTCAACGATCGCGATTTTGCCCAACCCTACCGTATTGCGGGTGCAAGTCATGTTATTAGTACCATTGATGTTGCCATTACTCGCATTGTCAATGCTATTGAATATCCCGAAGTAGAAGCAATGATGCACTTTGAACAAGGACAAGTAGAAGTGCTAAAACTCCCCGTTACCAAAGATTGTTATATTACAGATCGCACAGTAGCTGACATTGCCAGTGATCCCAAATTCCCAAAAGGTTCACTTGTCATTGGTTATCAATCTCATCCCCAAGCCGATCTCATTATTCCCAATGGTGGCACAGTATTAGAAGCAGGTTCTACCATCCTTGTTGTCACTAAGCCTAACTATCTCCGTCAAATTATTCAATTTGTGGGACTCAGCACTACTCATCTTCCAACTGTAGAAGTTTCTGATTAA
- a CDS encoding IS4 family transposase codes for MLPKLYRNHLANRLTRAQLLSLEIWVWLLQVHKNVKIEKLAAYYPLPIKYESRRRRLQRFLVLPSLSMALIWFPIIKEIIKLIHPSNQPLYLALDRTQWQDKNLFVVAFIHQKRALPIYWQFLSKKGASNLKEQKALLKPILKLLRGYRLIILGDREFHSIELAKWLRREKVGFVLRQKKDRNIQVKGKDCQSLSCFDFQPGDSHFFPNIKVGKNGFGQFSVAVKWKKKYRGSVEKEPWYLLTNLPDLDSAIKAYQKRMGIEAMFKDCKIGGYNLEGSKASVKRLSNLVLLCAIAYTVSSLKGQSIRFKGQQEYLGRLRTVKQKMTKNSNFLIGLYGQTWIITQIFVKDWVEELMSLNRNKFPFYQKGLRAMELIQQGA; via the coding sequence ATGCTACCAAAATTATATCGCAATCACCTTGCTAATCGACTCACTCGTGCCCAATTATTAAGCCTAGAAATCTGGGTATGGCTGTTACAAGTTCATAAAAATGTGAAAATCGAAAAACTAGCTGCGTACTATCCTTTACCGATTAAGTATGAAAGTCGTCGCCGTCGTCTTCAAAGATTTCTAGTGCTTCCTTCCCTGTCCATGGCCCTAATTTGGTTTCCAATCATTAAAGAAATTATTAAACTCATTCACCCAAGTAATCAACCTCTTTACTTAGCTTTAGACAGAACGCAGTGGCAAGATAAAAACTTGTTTGTTGTCGCCTTCATTCATCAGAAACGAGCTCTTCCCATTTATTGGCAATTTTTATCAAAGAAAGGAGCCAGTAATTTAAAAGAACAAAAAGCTTTACTCAAACCGATTTTGAAACTTCTGAGAGGTTATCGATTAATCATTTTAGGAGACCGTGAATTTCATAGCATCGAGCTGGCTAAATGGTTACGGAGAGAGAAAGTGGGCTTTGTTCTGCGTCAGAAAAAAGACCGAAACATTCAAGTCAAAGGAAAAGATTGTCAATCTCTTAGTTGCTTCGACTTTCAACCAGGAGACTCTCATTTCTTTCCTAATATAAAAGTGGGTAAAAACGGATTCGGTCAATTTTCTGTTGCCGTTAAATGGAAAAAGAAATACCGAGGAAGTGTCGAAAAAGAGCCTTGGTATCTTCTGACTAATCTTCCCGATCTCGACTCGGCAATCAAAGCTTATCAAAAGCGTATGGGAATCGAAGCCATGTTTAAGGATTGTAAGATCGGAGGTTATAATTTAGAAGGCTCTAAGGCTTCAGTCAAAAGACTAAGTAATTTGGTTTTGTTGTGCGCGATCGCGTACACGGTCTCCAGTTTAAAGGGGCAATCCATTCGGTTCAAAGGTCAACAAGAATATCTTGGTCGTCTGAGAACAGTGAAGCAAAAAATGACGAAAAATAGTAATTTCTTAATCGGCTTATATGGTCAAACTTGGATCATCACTCAGATTTTTGTCAAAGATTGGGTAGAAGAATTGATGAGTCTTAATCGCAATAAGTTTCCCTTTTATCAGAAAGGGTTAAGAGCTATGGAACTTATACAGCAAGGGGCTTAA
- a CDS encoding cation:proton antiporter translates to MLWLFAQEGVVPGAEEEVVTELITSLIVLLLVATAVALITRRLKIPYVTGLVLAGLAITKDWLPGDIGIDPALVLNLFLPILIFESAINTDISRLRTTFRPIALLAGPGLVLAAAITAFVLKIALNLELNAALFAGAILAITDTVSVIAAFKEVSVPSRLSTIVEGESLFNDGVALVILSVVGEVYAQGEFDATGAFQQLFLAIVGGTVVGLGLGYLCLGLFRQLDDPLSSLLLTVAVSLGTFQVAQFLEVSGAVAVVVSGLVVGNIGLAREVSASTKITLLSFWEYAGFGVNTFIFLLIGIEVNVGVLIQTLPSVLIAVLSYQVGRAISVYPLLALLQFFGRPLPLKWQHVLFLGNVKGSLSMALALSLPTDLPGREQLITLIFGTVFVSLIGQGLTLPWLVSRLKLASFSKMTRDIETRQLDLITSKAAQEELDNLHKTGVLPKAVYEEMRANYQARIAKSERDLRDLYNRRSDPLKSATQENNKFLKIRRQLLLAEKGAINDSLRKGILSEELARNSIQRINQKLLQLEDE, encoded by the coding sequence ATGTTATGGTTATTCGCACAAGAAGGAGTCGTTCCTGGCGCAGAAGAAGAAGTTGTCACTGAATTAATTACCAGTTTAATTGTTCTTTTATTAGTTGCAACTGCAGTCGCCTTAATTACGCGAAGGCTGAAAATTCCTTATGTAACAGGATTAGTTTTAGCAGGGTTAGCCATTACCAAAGACTGGTTACCGGGGGATATTGGCATTGATCCCGCTTTAGTTCTCAACTTATTCCTCCCAATTCTAATTTTTGAATCTGCTATTAATACTGATATTAGTCGGCTGCGTACTACCTTTAGACCGATCGCGTTACTTGCCGGGCCAGGGTTAGTTTTAGCAGCGGCAATAACTGCATTTGTTCTGAAAATAGCCCTCAATTTAGAACTGAATGCCGCCTTATTTGCAGGGGCAATTTTGGCAATTACCGATACTGTTTCTGTGATTGCAGCGTTTAAAGAGGTATCAGTTCCCAGTCGTCTTTCCACCATTGTGGAGGGGGAGAGTTTATTTAATGATGGGGTTGCCCTCGTTATTTTAAGTGTAGTGGGAGAAGTTTATGCCCAAGGAGAATTTGATGCCACTGGGGCATTTCAACAACTTTTTCTCGCTATTGTCGGGGGAACAGTGGTGGGATTAGGGTTAGGGTATCTTTGTTTGGGTTTATTTCGACAACTCGATGATCCTTTAAGTAGTCTCTTACTAACTGTTGCTGTTTCTCTGGGAACCTTTCAAGTGGCTCAATTTCTAGAGGTTTCTGGGGCAGTTGCGGTAGTGGTATCAGGCTTAGTGGTAGGAAATATTGGTTTAGCCAGAGAGGTTTCTGCTTCTACTAAAATCACTCTCCTCAGTTTTTGGGAATATGCTGGGTTTGGAGTCAATACCTTTATTTTCCTCCTCATTGGCATTGAAGTGAATGTGGGAGTTTTAATCCAAACTTTACCAAGTGTGCTGATTGCAGTGCTAAGTTATCAAGTTGGACGAGCAATTTCTGTCTATCCCTTATTAGCCTTATTACAATTTTTCGGTCGTCCTTTACCCTTAAAATGGCAGCACGTTCTCTTTTTAGGTAATGTTAAAGGCTCTCTTTCCATGGCTTTAGCCTTAAGTTTACCCACCGATTTACCCGGACGAGAACAACTCATTACCTTAATTTTTGGAACAGTGTTTGTTTCTTTAATTGGTCAAGGTTTGACGTTACCTTGGTTAGTTTCCCGATTAAAGCTGGCTTCTTTCTCTAAAATGACTCGGGATATCGAAACACGACAATTAGACTTAATTACTTCTAAAGCCGCCCAAGAAGAGTTAGACAATCTTCATAAAACAGGAGTGTTACCAAAAGCTGTTTATGAGGAAATGAGAGCCAATTATCAAGCACGAATTGCTAAGTCAGAACGTGACTTACGAGATTTATATAACCGCCGTAGTGATCCATTGAAATCTGCAACACAAGAAAATAATAAATTTCTCAAAATTCGTCGGCAATTACTTTTAGCGGAAAAGGGGGCAATTAATGATTCTTTGCGGAAAGGGATTTTATCAGAGGAATTAGCCCGTAATTCCATCCAACGAATTAATCAGAAACTTCTACAGTTGGAAGATGAGTAG
- a CDS encoding Uma2 family endonuclease, producing MTKTLAKKITFDEFNIQYLNGEGRYELHDGIVVEMPKPKGQHSIITGFLMEELILTMIEMGQRGKWTIPRESIIKSSNGKSGYEPDIIVLDQNAIATESRWASESIIEKAESVKLIVEVVSTNWRDDYFKKRADYEELGITEYWIVDYATFGGRNFLGNPKEPTLSVYQLIEGEYQVQQFRGNDKIISPTFPTLNKTANQIFRANQD from the coding sequence ATGACTAAAACTTTAGCGAAAAAGATTACTTTTGATGAGTTTAACATCCAATATCTTAACGGAGAAGGACGCTATGAACTCCATGATGGAATTGTCGTTGAAATGCCGAAACCTAAAGGACAACACTCGATTATAACAGGATTTCTCATGGAAGAATTAATCCTCACGATGATTGAAATGGGTCAACGGGGAAAATGGACAATTCCTAGAGAGTCGATTATAAAATCAAGTAATGGTAAATCAGGCTATGAACCTGATATTATTGTCCTCGATCAGAACGCGATCGCGACTGAGTCTCGCTGGGCAAGTGAATCAATCATTGAAAAGGCGGAATCAGTAAAATTAATTGTGGAAGTAGTGAGTACAAATTGGCGTGATGACTACTTCAAAAAACGAGCAGATTACGAAGAATTAGGAATTACTGAATACTGGATTGTTGATTATGCCACATTTGGAGGACGCAATTTTTTAGGCAATCCCAAAGAGCCAACTTTATCTGTTTATCAACTAATTGAAGGTGAGTATCAAGTTCAGCAATTTCGCGGTAATGATAAGATTATTTCCCCAACATTTCCTACTTTGAATAAAACTGCAAATCAAATTTTTCGAGCTAATCAAGACTAA
- a CDS encoding S9 family peptidase, producing MTTTTAPETKTQLPPLIPRSVLFGNPKRARPRLSPDAKYMAYLAPDDKDVLQVWVRTIGETDDKQVTQDQKRGIRAYFWTYKPDQLIYLQDADGDENFHLYAVNLTNNIVRDLTPFQGVKAQPIDLDPETPDQVLVGLNLNDAQKFDVYRINLNNGAVEFDTDNPGNIVSWTADAQFQVRAAVAATPDGGSDLLYRETPNQEWECLRHWSADDEGGALSFSQDGKTLYIVGSHEANAQRLLALDLESKEETVIAADEQYDVGDVMIHPTKRHIEAVSFYKDKEEWQILDSAIAPDFEAIRNFREGEFGIGSRDLADKNWLVAYITDDGPVYYYHYHRDNQEFEFLFTNQPELEDLPLAKMQPISFQARDGLTIHGYLTTPVGVEAKQLPTVLYVHGGPWARDTWGYSPTVQWLANRGYAVLQVNFRGSTGYGKDFLNAGNREWGAAMHDDLIDAVEWLKQEGISDPNQIAIMGGSYGGYATLAGLTFTPEVFACGVDIVGPSNLITLINSVPPYWKPMMSMFAHRVGDIETEEDFLRSRSPLFYADQITKPLLIGQGANDPRVKQAESEQIVAAMREKGKPVQYALYTDEGHGFARPENRMHFYALTENFLAQYLDGRAEEVGEMTGHSGIVS from the coding sequence ATGACAACAACAACAGCACCAGAAACGAAAACTCAGTTACCCCCCTTAATTCCCCGTTCAGTTCTCTTTGGTAATCCCAAACGCGCCCGTCCTCGTCTTTCTCCTGATGCCAAATATATGGCTTATCTCGCCCCAGATGACAAAGATGTGCTACAAGTTTGGGTGCGAACTATTGGGGAAACCGATGATAAGCAAGTGACCCAAGATCAAAAACGCGGCATTCGAGCCTACTTTTGGACATATAAACCCGATCAGTTAATATACCTTCAAGATGCAGATGGGGATGAAAACTTCCATCTTTACGCCGTTAACCTCACTAATAACATTGTTCGTGACTTAACCCCATTTCAAGGAGTCAAAGCCCAACCCATTGATCTTGATCCCGAAACCCCTGATCAAGTGTTAGTGGGATTAAACCTGAATGATGCTCAAAAATTTGATGTTTACCGCATTAATTTAAATAACGGTGCAGTAGAATTTGATACCGATAACCCCGGCAATATTGTCAGTTGGACAGCAGATGCTCAATTTCAAGTTCGGGCAGCTGTCGCCGCTACCCCAGATGGCGGATCAGACTTACTCTATCGGGAAACCCCTAACCAAGAATGGGAATGCTTGCGCCATTGGAGTGCTGATGACGAAGGAGGAGCGTTAAGTTTTTCTCAAGATGGGAAAACCCTCTATATTGTGGGGTCACATGAAGCAAATGCTCAACGCCTACTTGCCCTTGATTTAGAGAGTAAAGAGGAAACAGTTATCGCCGCGGATGAACAGTATGATGTTGGGGATGTGATGATTCATCCTACAAAGCGTCATATTGAAGCCGTTTCCTTTTATAAAGACAAAGAAGAATGGCAAATTTTAGATAGCGCGATCGCGCCTGACTTTGAAGCCATCCGTAACTTTCGCGAAGGAGAATTTGGTATTGGTAGCCGCGACTTAGCCGATAAAAACTGGTTAGTTGCCTACATTACTGATGATGGGCCCGTTTATTACTATCACTACCACCGCGATAATCAAGAATTTGAATTTCTCTTCACCAATCAACCCGAATTAGAAGACCTCCCCCTCGCCAAAATGCAACCCATTTCCTTCCAAGCAAGAGATGGGTTAACGATTCATGGCTATTTAACCACTCCTGTGGGGGTAGAAGCCAAACAACTCCCCACCGTGTTATATGTTCATGGGGGCCCTTGGGCGCGTGATACTTGGGGATATAGCCCCACTGTACAATGGCTTGCTAATCGTGGTTATGCTGTCTTACAGGTAAATTTCCGTGGTTCAACTGGCTATGGTAAAGACTTTCTCAACGCTGGAAACCGAGAATGGGGAGCCGCGATGCACGATGATCTCATTGATGCCGTGGAATGGCTAAAACAAGAAGGCATTTCTGATCCTAATCAAATTGCTATCATGGGCGGTTCTTACGGCGGTTATGCTACCCTCGCAGGCTTAACCTTTACCCCAGAGGTATTCGCTTGTGGCGTGGATATTGTTGGCCCCTCCAACCTCATTACCCTCATTAATAGTGTTCCTCCCTACTGGAAACCCATGATGTCTATGTTTGCCCATCGCGTTGGGGATATTGAAACCGAAGAAGACTTTTTAAGATCGCGCTCTCCCCTCTTTTATGCCGATCAAATTACCAAACCCCTTTTAATTGGGCAAGGAGCCAATGATCCACGAGTGAAACAAGCCGAAAGTGAACAAATTGTCGCTGCCATGCGAGAAAAAGGAAAACCCGTCCAATATGCCCTTTATACTGATGAAGGACATGGGTTTGCTCGTCCTGAAAATCGGATGCACTTTTATGCCCTTACTGAAAACTTCCTCGCCCAGTATCTTGACGGGCGTGCTGAAGAAGTTGGAGAAATGACTGGTCACTCTGGGATTGTCAGTTAA